From a single Pyruvatibacter sp. genomic region:
- a CDS encoding alpha/beta hydrolase: MASEGLKQVLEILAAAPIAEGEKTVQEQRDGMVAATAGFPVAEGAIIEPVTANGVPGEWVSMPGASDKHAVLYLHGGGYVIGSPVTHRSLAAAIAGETNAKLLVIDYRMGPEDACPAAIDDAVAAYQFLLDQGYDAANLAISGDSAGGGLTVATLVALRDKGVALPAAAAPISPWVDLTGNSPTLESRADVDPMVQKDGLLDMAAKYRGSLPADDPRVSPLFADLKGLPPMLIQVGDHETLLGDSEELDKRARAAGVETKLEIWDEMIHVFHMFHFIMPEAAEANRRIGEFFRAKWGVAAANAAE, encoded by the coding sequence ATTTTGGCGGCAGCCCCCATTGCCGAAGGCGAGAAAACTGTGCAGGAGCAGCGCGACGGCATGGTGGCGGCTACTGCCGGTTTTCCGGTTGCCGAGGGGGCCATCATCGAGCCCGTGACGGCCAACGGCGTGCCCGGTGAATGGGTGTCGATGCCCGGTGCCTCCGACAAGCACGCGGTGCTGTATCTGCATGGCGGCGGCTACGTCATCGGCTCGCCTGTCACCCACCGCTCGCTGGCAGCAGCCATTGCGGGCGAAACGAATGCGAAACTGCTGGTGATTGATTATCGCATGGGGCCGGAAGATGCGTGCCCGGCAGCGATTGACGACGCGGTTGCGGCATACCAGTTCCTGCTCGACCAGGGCTATGACGCTGCCAATCTCGCCATCTCCGGCGACAGTGCGGGCGGCGGCCTGACAGTGGCAACGCTTGTGGCCCTGCGTGACAAGGGCGTGGCGCTTCCGGCTGCTGCGGCGCCCATCTCGCCATGGGTGGACCTCACCGGCAATTCGCCGACGCTTGAGAGTCGCGCTGACGTGGACCCAATGGTGCAAAAGGACGGCCTGCTGGACATGGCCGCAAAGTATCGTGGCAGTCTGCCCGCCGACGACCCGCGCGTGTCGCCGCTTTTTGCAGACCTCAAGGGCCTGCCGCCAATGCTCATTCAGGTGGGCGATCACGAGACGCTGCTGGGTGACTCAGAGGAGCTCGACAAGCGCGCCAGGGCAGCAGGCGTTGAGACCAAGCTCGAAATCTGGGACGAGATGATCCACGTGTTTCACATGTTTCATTTCATCATGCCCGAAGCAGCCGAAGCCAATCGCCGCATCGGTGAGTTCTTCCGCGCCAAATGGGGTGTCGCGGCTGCGAACGCGGCTGAGTAA
- a CDS encoding glutathione S-transferase family protein: protein MPQNTLYGGAISLYTGKARAYMDWKQVPYTEVQANVDVYKQIILPRVGWPVIPVLVTDTDETVQDTSEIIDHFETLDPDPSVYPGGPAQKMAALLIEVFGDEWMKLPAMHYRWNYNEDWILTQFGALSAPDATPQEQREIGEKRAGPFRGSLPFLGVLPETRSAIEESYEALLAELSAHFEHHDYLFGSRPSIGDYGLIGPLYAHNYRDPKSGEMMKATAPRVARWVERMVEPPTPRGGTFLPNDTVPDTIVPLLNRFAVEYLPVLEKTAAAFTAWAEDQSPGTEIPRALGTHAFTLGGVTAERAIFTFDLWMMQRPLDFYESLSGADKKAVDAMLAKAGLSEVVSLSGYPRITRTNFKTVLA, encoded by the coding sequence ATGCCTCAAAACACGCTCTATGGCGGCGCCATTTCCCTCTACACGGGCAAGGCGCGCGCCTATATGGACTGGAAGCAGGTTCCGTACACAGAAGTTCAGGCAAATGTTGATGTCTATAAGCAGATCATCCTGCCGCGCGTCGGCTGGCCGGTGATCCCCGTGCTTGTGACGGACACGGATGAAACCGTACAGGACACGTCCGAGATCATCGACCATTTCGAGACGCTGGACCCGGACCCGTCTGTCTATCCAGGCGGCCCGGCGCAAAAAATGGCTGCCCTGCTCATCGAGGTGTTTGGTGATGAGTGGATGAAGCTGCCCGCCATGCACTATCGCTGGAACTACAATGAGGACTGGATCCTCACCCAGTTCGGCGCGCTGTCTGCACCCGATGCCACGCCGCAGGAACAGCGTGAAATCGGCGAAAAGCGCGCCGGGCCGTTTCGTGGGTCGCTGCCGTTTCTGGGTGTGCTGCCTGAAACCCGCAGCGCCATCGAGGAAAGCTACGAGGCGCTGCTGGCGGAGCTGAGTGCGCATTTCGAGCATCACGACTATCTGTTCGGCTCGCGCCCTTCCATTGGCGACTACGGCCTTATAGGTCCGCTTTATGCGCATAATTACCGCGACCCCAAATCCGGCGAAATGATGAAGGCGACCGCGCCGCGTGTTGCGCGCTGGGTGGAGCGGATGGTTGAGCCGCCGACACCGCGCGGCGGCACATTCCTGCCTAACGACACCGTGCCGGATACGATCGTTCCTCTGCTCAACCGTTTTGCTGTCGAGTATCTGCCGGTGCTTGAAAAGACCGCTGCGGCGTTCACCGCATGGGCTGAAGATCAGTCGCCAGGCACCGAGATTCCCCGCGCGTTGGGTACGCACGCTTTCACGCTGGGCGGCGTGACGGCAGAGCGCGCCATCTTCACGTTTGATCTGTGGATGATGCAACGCCCCTTGGACTTTTATGAAAGCCTCAGCGGCGCAGACAAGAAGGCCGTGGACGCGATGCTGGCAAAAGCCGGCTTGTCGGAGGTAGTGTCGCTGTCCGGGTACCCACGCATCACACGTACCAACTTCAAAACCGTCCTTGCCTGA
- a CDS encoding ferritin, with protein MSSEGLHEPIEKLSEKTLNMHRAIVSLMEELEAADWYRQRADGCTDDALKKILIHNMNEEIEHAVMVMEWLRRNDEQFAKEMKERLFTDDPIAAPHSHPDDH; from the coding sequence ATGTCGAGTGAAGGTCTGCATGAACCGATCGAGAAGCTGAGCGAGAAAACGCTCAACATGCATCGTGCCATCGTGTCGTTGATGGAAGAGCTGGAAGCCGCCGACTGGTATCGCCAGCGCGCCGACGGGTGCACGGACGACGCGCTGAAGAAAATCCTCATTCACAACATGAACGAGGAAATCGAGCACGCCGTGATGGTGATGGAGTGGCTGCGCCGCAATGACGAGCAGTTTGCCAAAGAGATGAAAGAGCGGCTGTTTACGGACGACCCCATCGCAGCACCCCACAGCCACCCCGACGACCACTAG
- a CDS encoding enoyl-CoA hydratase/isomerase family protein, translated as MDYTQITYARDGVLGVVTMSRPEKLNAWTPRMAEEMAHAFGVANNDPDVACIVLTGEGRGFCAGADMQETFKSRLDGTDPGNDTAGGSGGLPAGLDWIGLVRSSKPMIAAVNGPAVGIGVTQILPFDVIIAADDAKFGLVFVKVGIVPELASSHYAIARMGFARTSEMMLSGKIYTGSEVAEFGLANYAVPKEQLWDKVHEVAAMFADNPQPMMRMTKQLLSQNMAETDMTLVQRRETDALKECWTTPEHHEAVDAFLNKRDPDFKRAALRGAAE; from the coding sequence ATGGACTACACACAGATAACCTATGCGCGTGATGGCGTTCTCGGAGTCGTCACCATGTCGCGGCCTGAAAAGCTCAATGCATGGACGCCGCGCATGGCCGAAGAAATGGCACATGCCTTCGGCGTCGCCAACAATGACCCGGACGTGGCCTGTATCGTGCTCACCGGCGAGGGCCGCGGCTTTTGTGCCGGTGCCGACATGCAGGAAACATTCAAGTCGCGCCTTGATGGTACCGACCCTGGCAATGACACCGCGGGCGGCTCCGGCGGGCTACCTGCCGGGCTGGACTGGATCGGACTTGTACGGTCGTCCAAGCCGATGATCGCCGCCGTCAACGGTCCGGCCGTGGGCATCGGCGTCACACAGATTTTGCCGTTTGACGTGATTATCGCTGCGGACGATGCGAAGTTCGGGCTGGTGTTTGTGAAGGTCGGCATCGTGCCGGAGCTGGCCTCCTCGCATTATGCAATCGCCCGCATGGGCTTTGCCAGAACCAGCGAAATGATGCTGTCAGGCAAAATATATACGGGAAGCGAAGTCGCCGAGTTCGGTCTTGCCAACTATGCGGTGCCCAAAGAGCAACTGTGGGACAAGGTGCATGAAGTCGCCGCCATGTTTGCCGACAACCCGCAGCCGATGATGCGGATGACCAAGCAGCTATTGTCGCAGAACATGGCAGAAACCGACATGACCCTTGTGCAGCGCCGCGAAACGGATGCGTTGAAAGAGTGCTGGACAACGCCGGAGCATCACGAAGCGGTAGATGCATTCCTCAACAAGCGTGATCCTGACTTCAAGCGCGCCGCGCTGCGCGGAGCGGCTGAATGA